The Streptomyces sp. Mut1 genome window below encodes:
- a CDS encoding ABC transporter ATP-binding protein: protein MVAPPDNDVIWARSLQHSHNGSPALGGVSLGIRDGEILAVTGPRGSGKTTLLHCLSGQLVPQEGEVWFNSVPVHTMGPRLRERLRRDKFGWIAPEPQLVPELNTWENTALPLLLRGASHREAKKAAMEWLERLDIGMCAKQRPHTLQQSQRQRISVARALAAGPSVIFADEPTASLHRTDRTHVLRTLTSAARSHGITVVLATHDAEIAALADRVVPLLDGRRVSTVTLPAETDPEGRAACSLSV, encoded by the coding sequence ATGGTGGCCCCGCCGGACAACGATGTGATCTGGGCGCGTTCCCTGCAGCACTCCCACAACGGCTCGCCCGCGCTCGGCGGGGTATCCCTGGGCATCCGCGACGGCGAGATCCTCGCCGTGACCGGCCCGCGCGGCAGCGGCAAGACGACCCTGCTGCACTGCCTCTCCGGCCAGCTCGTCCCCCAGGAGGGCGAGGTCTGGTTCAACAGCGTGCCCGTGCACACCATGGGGCCGAGGCTGCGGGAGCGGCTGCGCCGCGACAAGTTCGGCTGGATCGCCCCCGAGCCGCAGCTCGTCCCGGAGCTGAACACCTGGGAGAACACCGCACTCCCGCTCCTGCTGCGCGGCGCCTCGCACCGGGAGGCGAAGAAGGCCGCCATGGAGTGGCTGGAGCGCCTCGACATCGGCATGTGCGCCAAGCAGCGCCCGCACACCCTCCAGCAGAGCCAGCGGCAGCGGATCTCCGTGGCCCGTGCCCTGGCCGCGGGGCCCTCCGTGATCTTCGCCGACGAGCCGACCGCGAGTCTGCACCGCACCGACCGCACCCATGTGCTGCGGACCCTGACCAGCGCCGCCCGCTCGCACGGCATCACCGTGGTGCTCGCCACCCACGACGCGGAGATCGCCGCCCTCGCCGACCGTGTGGTGCCCCTGCTGGACGGGCGCCGCGTCTCCACGGTCACCCTGCCCGCCGAAACCGATCCGGAGGGCCGCGCGGCGTGCTCGCTCTCCGTCTAG
- a CDS encoding gamma-aminobutyraldehyde dehydrogenase, whose product MTAEVRRLRNYINGEFRDAADGRTIDVVNPVTEEVYATSPLSGPADVDAAMDAAAAAFPAWRDATPAERQRALLKVADAFEERAEDLIAAESENTGKPIGLTRTEEIPPVVDQIRFFAGAARLLEGRSAGEYMEGLTSIVRREPVGVCAQVAPWNYPMMMAVWKFAPALAAGNTVVIKPSDTTPASTVLIAEIIGQILPKGVFNVICGDRDTGRAMVEHRIPAMASITGSVRAGMQVAESAAKDVKRVHLELGGKAPVVVFEDTDIAKAVEDISVAGYFNAGQDCTAATRVLVHESIHDEFVTALAKAAADTKTGLPDDEDVLYGPLNNANQLAQVSGFIERLPAHARVEAGGHRVGDKGYFYAPTVVSGLKQDDEIIQNEVFGPVITVQSFTDEAQALEWANGVEYALASSVWTKDHARAMRMSKNLDFGCVWINTHIPLVAEMPHGGFKKSGYGKDLSAYGFEDYTRIKHVMTSIEG is encoded by the coding sequence GTGACCGCTGAGGTACGCCGTCTGCGCAACTACATCAACGGGGAGTTCCGGGACGCCGCCGACGGGCGGACGATCGACGTGGTCAACCCGGTGACCGAGGAGGTCTACGCGACCTCGCCGCTCTCCGGCCCCGCCGACGTCGACGCCGCGATGGACGCCGCCGCGGCCGCGTTCCCCGCCTGGCGCGACGCCACACCGGCCGAGCGCCAGCGCGCCCTGCTCAAGGTCGCGGACGCCTTCGAGGAGCGCGCCGAGGATCTGATCGCCGCCGAGTCCGAGAACACCGGCAAGCCGATCGGGCTCACCCGCACCGAGGAGATCCCGCCGGTGGTGGACCAGATCCGCTTCTTCGCGGGTGCCGCCCGGCTGCTCGAAGGGCGCTCGGCCGGCGAGTACATGGAGGGGCTGACCTCCATCGTGCGCCGCGAGCCGGTCGGCGTCTGCGCGCAGGTGGCGCCGTGGAACTACCCGATGATGATGGCCGTCTGGAAGTTCGCCCCGGCGCTCGCGGCGGGCAACACCGTCGTCATCAAGCCGTCCGACACCACGCCGGCGTCCACCGTGCTGATCGCCGAGATCATCGGGCAGATCCTGCCCAAGGGCGTCTTCAACGTCATCTGCGGCGACCGGGACACCGGCCGCGCGATGGTCGAGCACCGGATTCCGGCGATGGCCTCCATCACCGGTTCGGTCCGGGCCGGCATGCAGGTCGCCGAGTCGGCGGCCAAGGACGTCAAGCGGGTCCACCTGGAGCTCGGCGGCAAGGCGCCCGTCGTCGTCTTCGAGGACACCGACATCGCCAAGGCCGTCGAGGACATCTCGGTCGCGGGTTACTTCAACGCCGGGCAGGACTGTACGGCGGCGACGCGCGTCCTGGTCCACGAGTCCATCCACGACGAGTTCGTCACCGCGCTCGCCAAGGCCGCCGCCGACACGAAGACGGGCCTGCCGGACGACGAGGACGTGCTCTACGGCCCCCTCAACAACGCCAACCAGCTGGCCCAGGTCAGCGGCTTCATCGAGCGCCTCCCGGCCCACGCCAGGGTCGAGGCGGGCGGCCACCGGGTCGGTGACAAGGGCTACTTCTACGCCCCGACCGTCGTCTCCGGGCTCAAGCAGGACGACGAGATCATCCAGAACGAGGTCTTCGGCCCGGTCATCACCGTCCAGTCCTTCACGGACGAGGCCCAGGCGCTGGAGTGGGCCAACGGCGTCGAGTACGCGCTGGCCTCCTCGGTGTGGACCAAGGACCACGCGCGAGCCATGCGGATGTCGAAGAACCTCGACTTCGGATGCGTCTGGATCAACACCCACATCCCGCTCGTCGCGGAGATGCCGCACGGTGGTTTCAAGAAGTCCGGTTACGGCAAGGACCTCTCGGCCTACGGCTTCGAGGACTACACGCGCATCAAGCACGTCATGACGTCCATCGAGGGCTGA
- a CDS encoding glycosyl hydrolase family 28-related protein: protein MSTSSPTRHPYVLAVAVALVGTAVGVTGPASAQQAPEPRAAAVAGATLPFSSTEAESATTTGQKIGPDYTQGTLASEASGRQAVRLDTGQSVEFTLTEAANAVNVAYSVPDGQSGSLAVHVNGTALDASLPVTSKYSYVDTPWIAGAKTHHFFDNARLLLGRDLRAGDTVELEAVSTEVTVDVADFEQVGAPAGAPSGAVSVVDKGADATGQQDSTQAFREAIAEAGSSGGTVWIPAGDFKLDSELSGVGNVTIQGAGSWHSVVHASRFINQSTSAGNVTIKDFAVIGEVTERVDSNPDNFVNGSLGPDSRVSGMWLQHLKVGLWLTGNNDNLVVENNRILDTTADGLNLNGSAHGVQVRDNFLRNQGDDSLAMWSLNAPDTDSAFANNTISQPNLANGIAIYGGSDITVKDNLISDTNALGSGIAISNQKFADPFFPLGGTITVSGNTLVRTGAVNPNWGHPMGALRVDAYDSAIEANVNITGTTIKDSPYSAYEFVSGGGTGQEVRNVTVDGSDVDGVGTVVVQAETPGAVTMSDVTATGVGAAGVYNCAYPEGSGTFTLTDGGGNSGWDTTWDDCSAWPEPDSGN, encoded by the coding sequence ATGAGCACGTCATCCCCCACGCGTCATCCGTACGTACTCGCCGTCGCGGTCGCCCTCGTGGGCACGGCCGTCGGCGTCACCGGCCCGGCCTCCGCCCAGCAGGCCCCCGAGCCGAGGGCGGCGGCCGTGGCGGGCGCCACGCTTCCCTTCAGCTCCACCGAGGCGGAGTCCGCCACCACCACCGGCCAGAAGATCGGGCCGGACTACACCCAGGGCACCCTGGCCTCCGAGGCCTCGGGCCGGCAGGCGGTCCGCCTGGACACCGGTCAGAGCGTGGAGTTCACCCTCACCGAGGCGGCCAACGCCGTGAACGTCGCTTACAGCGTCCCGGACGGGCAGAGCGGTTCACTCGCGGTCCATGTCAACGGCACCGCGCTCGACGCGTCCCTGCCCGTCACCTCCAAGTACAGCTACGTCGACACCCCCTGGATCGCCGGCGCGAAGACCCATCACTTCTTCGACAACGCCCGCCTTCTCCTCGGGCGCGACCTCCGGGCGGGCGACACGGTGGAGCTGGAGGCCGTCTCCACCGAGGTCACCGTCGACGTCGCCGACTTCGAGCAGGTCGGCGCGCCCGCCGGCGCACCGTCGGGAGCGGTCTCCGTCGTGGACAAGGGAGCCGACGCCACCGGGCAGCAGGACTCCACACAGGCGTTCCGCGAAGCCATCGCCGAGGCCGGGTCCAGTGGCGGCACCGTGTGGATTCCGGCGGGCGACTTCAAGCTGGACTCCGAGCTCAGCGGTGTCGGGAACGTGACGATCCAGGGCGCCGGAAGCTGGCACTCGGTCGTGCACGCCTCACGGTTCATCAACCAGAGCACCTCCGCCGGCAACGTCACCATCAAGGACTTCGCGGTCATCGGCGAGGTCACCGAGCGGGTCGACAGCAACCCGGACAACTTCGTCAACGGATCGCTCGGCCCGGACTCCCGGGTCAGCGGCATGTGGTTGCAGCACCTCAAGGTCGGCCTCTGGCTGACCGGCAACAACGACAACCTGGTCGTCGAGAACAACCGCATCCTCGACACCACGGCGGACGGCCTGAACCTCAACGGCAGCGCCCACGGCGTGCAGGTGCGTGACAACTTTTTGCGCAACCAGGGCGACGACTCGCTCGCCATGTGGTCGCTGAACGCCCCCGACACCGACTCCGCCTTCGCGAACAACACCATCTCCCAGCCCAACCTGGCGAACGGCATCGCCATCTACGGCGGCAGCGACATCACCGTCAAGGACAACCTGATCAGCGACACCAACGCCCTCGGCAGCGGTATCGCCATCTCCAACCAGAAATTCGCCGACCCGTTCTTCCCCCTCGGCGGCACCATCACCGTCTCCGGCAACACCCTCGTACGCACCGGGGCCGTCAACCCCAACTGGGGCCACCCGATGGGCGCGCTGCGCGTGGACGCGTACGACAGCGCCATCGAGGCGAACGTGAACATCACCGGCACCACGATCAAGGACAGCCCCTACAGCGCCTACGAGTTCGTCTCCGGCGGCGGCACCGGCCAGGAGGTCAGGAACGTCACGGTCGACGGGTCGGACGTCGACGGGGTCGGCACGGTCGTCGTCCAGGCCGAGACGCCCGGCGCCGTGACGATGTCGGACGTCACCGCGACCGGCGTCGGCGCGGCGGGCGTCTACAACTGCGCCTACCCCGAGGGCTCCGGCACCTTCACGCTCACCGACGGCGGCGGCAACTCCGGCTGGGACACCACCTGGGACGACTGCTCCGCCTGGCCCGAGCCGGACAGCGGGAACTAG
- a CDS encoding right-handed parallel beta-helix repeat-containing protein, whose translation MTAAWLLPAAAHGAPVVSVPTAAAADRGAPSPYTEYELEDGTYDGTLLETDATRTFGHTNFATESSGRKSVRLDSTGQYAEFTSTVSTNSIVVRNSIPDAPGGGGQEKTLSLYADGTFVQKLDLSSKHSWLYGSTDDPEGLTNTPGGDARRLFDESHALLDKTYPEGTTFRLQRDADDDAAYYVVDLVDLEQVAPPASKPEECASITEYGAVPDDGKDDTDAIQAAVTANQNGEIDCVWIPAGQWRQEQKILTDDPQDRGEYNQVGIRDVTIRGAGMWHSQLYSLTPPQDAGGINHPHEGNFGFDIDDNTKISDIAIFGSGTIRGGDGNAEGGVGLNGRFGKNTKITNVWIEHANVGTWVGRDYSNIPELWGPGDGLEFSGMRIRNTYADGINFTNGTHDSTVTDSSFRNTGDDALAVWASKYVKDPAVDVGHDNVFSNNTIQLPWRANGIAVYGGYGNRIENNLVSDTMNYPGIMLATDHDPVPFSGETLIANNGLYRTGGAFWNEDQEFGAITLFAQGSDIPGVTIRDTDIQDSTYDGIQFKTGGGAMPDVRISNVTISGSSNGSGILAMGGARGSATLTDVTISGSRDGDVLVEPGSQFVIDTGDAQATAGTRGSGQGQ comes from the coding sequence CTGACCGCCGCCTGGCTGCTGCCGGCCGCCGCACACGGCGCGCCGGTGGTGTCCGTACCGACGGCCGCCGCGGCCGACCGGGGCGCGCCGTCCCCGTACACCGAGTACGAGCTGGAGGACGGCACCTACGACGGCACCCTGCTGGAGACGGACGCCACGCGCACCTTCGGGCACACCAACTTCGCCACCGAGTCCTCGGGGCGCAAGTCGGTACGGCTCGACTCCACCGGCCAGTACGCGGAGTTCACGTCGACCGTCAGCACCAACTCGATCGTCGTCCGCAACTCCATACCCGACGCGCCGGGCGGAGGCGGCCAGGAGAAGACGTTGAGCCTCTACGCCGACGGCACGTTCGTGCAGAAGCTGGACCTGTCGTCCAAGCACAGCTGGCTGTACGGCAGCACGGACGACCCGGAAGGTCTGACGAACACCCCGGGCGGTGACGCGCGGCGCCTGTTCGACGAGTCGCACGCCCTGCTCGACAAGACCTATCCCGAGGGGACCACCTTCCGCCTCCAGCGGGACGCCGACGACGACGCCGCGTACTACGTGGTCGACCTGGTCGATCTGGAACAGGTGGCGCCGCCCGCGAGCAAGCCCGAGGAGTGCGCCTCGATCACCGAGTACGGCGCGGTCCCGGACGACGGGAAGGACGACACGGACGCGATCCAGGCGGCCGTCACCGCCAACCAGAACGGTGAGATCGACTGTGTGTGGATCCCGGCCGGGCAGTGGCGCCAGGAACAGAAGATCCTCACCGACGACCCGCAGGACCGCGGGGAGTACAACCAGGTCGGCATCCGCGATGTCACGATCCGCGGCGCCGGCATGTGGCACTCCCAGCTCTACTCCCTGACCCCGCCGCAGGACGCGGGCGGCATCAACCACCCGCACGAGGGCAACTTCGGCTTCGACATCGACGACAACACCAAGATCTCGGACATCGCGATCTTCGGCTCCGGCACCATCCGGGGCGGCGACGGAAACGCCGAGGGCGGAGTGGGCCTGAACGGCCGCTTCGGGAAGAACACCAAGATCACCAACGTCTGGATCGAGCACGCCAACGTCGGCACCTGGGTCGGCCGCGACTACAGCAACATCCCCGAGCTGTGGGGCCCCGGCGACGGGCTCGAATTCAGCGGGATGCGCATTCGCAACACCTACGCGGACGGCATCAACTTCACCAACGGCACCCACGACTCCACCGTCACCGACTCCTCCTTCCGCAACACCGGGGACGACGCACTGGCCGTGTGGGCGAGCAAGTACGTCAAGGACCCGGCGGTCGACGTCGGCCACGACAACGTCTTCAGCAACAACACGATCCAGCTGCCCTGGCGGGCCAACGGCATCGCGGTGTACGGCGGCTACGGCAACAGGATCGAGAACAACCTGGTCTCCGACACCATGAACTACCCGGGCATCATGCTCGCCACGGACCACGACCCGGTGCCCTTCTCCGGGGAGACCCTGATCGCCAACAACGGGCTCTACCGCACGGGCGGGGCGTTCTGGAACGAGGACCAGGAGTTCGGCGCGATCACCCTGTTCGCGCAGGGCTCCGACATCCCCGGCGTCACGATCCGCGACACCGACATCCAGGACTCGACGTACGACGGCATCCAGTTCAAGACCGGCGGGGGCGCGATGCCGGATGTACGGATCAGCAACGTGACGATCTCCGGGTCCTCCAACGGCTCCGGCATCCTCGCCATGGGCGGCGCGCGAGGCAGCGCGACGCTCACCGATGTGACCATCAGCGGCTCGCGCGACGGAGACGTCCTGGTCGAACCCGGATCGCAGTTCGTGATCGACACGGGTGACGCGCAGGCCACCGCCGGGACGCGGGGCAGCGGGCAGGGACAGTAG
- a CDS encoding glycerophosphodiester phosphodiesterase yields MPMPVTAVAHRGDPYRARENTLPSVRSAVERGADAVEVDVRITRDGVPVLLHDATLDRLWGHDLRLDRLTHRELTELTAGGVPTLREALLAVGAHRVMVDLPGSTDESVRRTVGVVRECGAGDRVYYCAGPQAMLRVRAADPSAEIAMTWTTLAPPRPALLEAVRPRWLNYRFGLVGAELAERNHRDGLLVSAWTADTGRTMRRLIRHGVDSITTNRIDVLHSVIVKSAARKAR; encoded by the coding sequence ATGCCCATGCCTGTCACCGCCGTCGCCCATCGCGGCGATCCGTACCGTGCCCGCGAGAACACCCTGCCCTCGGTCCGCTCCGCCGTCGAACGGGGGGCGGACGCGGTCGAGGTCGACGTCCGGATCACCCGCGACGGGGTGCCGGTCCTGCTGCACGACGCCACGCTGGACCGGCTGTGGGGCCATGACCTGCGGCTGGACCGGCTCACCCACCGGGAGCTGACCGAGCTGACGGCGGGCGGTGTGCCGACGCTCCGCGAGGCGCTGCTCGCCGTCGGGGCGCACCGGGTGATGGTCGATCTGCCCGGTTCCACGGACGAGTCGGTGCGGCGGACGGTGGGGGTGGTGCGGGAGTGCGGGGCCGGTGACCGGGTGTACTACTGCGCGGGCCCCCAGGCCATGCTGCGGGTACGGGCCGCCGACCCGTCCGCCGAGATCGCGATGACCTGGACGACACTGGCGCCGCCGCGCCCGGCCCTGCTGGAGGCGGTGCGGCCGCGCTGGCTGAACTACCGCTTCGGCCTGGTCGGCGCGGAGCTGGCGGAACGCAACCACCGGGACGGGCTGCTGGTCTCGGCCTGGACCGCGGACACCGGCCGCACGATGCGCCGGCTGATCCGGCACGGCGTGGACTCCATCACCACCAACCGGATCGACGTGCTGCACTCCGTGATCGTGAAGTCCGCCGCCCGAAAGGCCCGTTGA
- a CDS encoding adenosine deaminase: MTDPHPFIAGLPKAELHVHHVGSASPRIVAELAAHHPDSKVPTDPEALADYFTFTDFGHFIEVYLSVVDLIRTPEDVRLLTFEVARDMARQNIRYAELTVTPFSSTRRGIPEQGFMEAIEDARKAAERELGVVLRWCFDIPGEAGLEAAEGTTRLAVDLRPEGLVSFGLGGPEIGVDRPQFKPYFDRAIAAGLHSVPHAGETTGPQTVWDALTSLRAERIGHGTSSVADPKLLDHLAEHRIALEVCPTSNIATRAVKDIEQHPVREMVRAGVLVTINSDDPPMFGTDLNNEYAVAARILGLDERGLASVAKNAVEASFLDPAGKRALAAEIDTYTDNWLASVGR, translated from the coding sequence GTGACCGATCCGCACCCCTTCATCGCGGGGCTGCCCAAGGCCGAGCTCCATGTCCACCACGTCGGGTCGGCCTCGCCCCGCATCGTCGCCGAGCTGGCCGCGCACCACCCCGACTCCAAGGTCCCCACCGACCCCGAGGCCCTGGCCGACTACTTCACGTTCACCGACTTCGGCCACTTCATCGAGGTCTACCTCTCGGTCGTGGACCTGATCCGCACCCCGGAGGACGTACGGCTGCTGACGTTCGAGGTCGCCCGCGACATGGCCCGGCAGAACATCCGTTACGCGGAGCTGACGGTCACCCCGTTCTCCTCGACCCGGCGCGGCATTCCCGAGCAGGGCTTCATGGAGGCCATAGAGGACGCCCGCAAGGCGGCCGAGCGGGAGCTCGGTGTCGTACTGCGCTGGTGCTTCGACATCCCGGGCGAGGCCGGTCTCGAAGCGGCCGAGGGGACCACCCGGCTCGCCGTGGACCTGCGGCCCGAGGGGCTCGTCTCGTTCGGGCTCGGCGGCCCGGAGATCGGCGTGGACCGCCCGCAGTTCAAGCCCTACTTCGACCGCGCGATCGCCGCCGGCCTGCACTCGGTGCCGCACGCCGGGGAGACCACGGGCCCGCAGACCGTCTGGGACGCGCTGACGTCGCTGCGCGCCGAGCGCATCGGCCACGGCACCAGCTCGGTGGCCGATCCCAAGCTGCTGGACCACCTCGCCGAACACCGCATCGCCCTGGAGGTCTGCCCCACGTCGAACATCGCCACCCGGGCGGTGAAGGACATCGAGCAGCACCCGGTCAGGGAGATGGTCCGGGCGGGCGTGCTGGTCACGATCAACAGCGACGACCCGCCCATGTTCGGCACCGACCTCAACAACGAGTACGCGGTGGCCGCCCGCATCCTCGGTCTCGACGAACGGGGCCTGGCCTCGGTCGCGAAGAACGCCGTCGAGGCATCCTTCCTCGACCCGGCCGGCAAGCGCGCGCTGGCCGCCGAGATCGACACGTACACGGACAACTGGCTGGCGAGCGTCGGACGGTGA
- a CDS encoding DUF4190 domain-containing protein: MPDNTEQPSDGAASRDPWAPPQSRVPLDKKPGADGRPAGGTPQDARPPTAAPEGTRPPSVHDQQTVAAMPGVGTGPVPPPGFAAPESGQQPGTVPMPPVGPHGPGQAPPQYGYPTGQTPQYGYPGTQPQYGYPAGQAPQAPQYGYPGYPGYGQTWGGPQPANGMGVAALVLGIIATAAFCMLGLGIILGVLALIFGLIGRGRVRDGVADNGGVALAGVILGSVGIVVSAAFLGLTIWAANTDDDESDDRVYETVPTSLVVEAPRHTPLGSLSPKV; this comes from the coding sequence ATGCCAGACAACACAGAGCAGCCGTCGGACGGGGCCGCGTCGCGCGATCCGTGGGCTCCGCCGCAGTCCAGGGTGCCCCTGGACAAGAAGCCCGGCGCGGACGGACGACCGGCCGGAGGTACTCCGCAGGACGCCCGCCCGCCGACGGCCGCGCCCGAGGGCACCCGCCCGCCGAGCGTGCACGATCAGCAGACGGTCGCCGCGATGCCGGGCGTGGGGACGGGCCCCGTGCCGCCCCCCGGCTTCGCCGCGCCGGAGTCCGGGCAGCAGCCCGGGACCGTACCGATGCCGCCGGTCGGCCCGCACGGCCCGGGGCAGGCCCCGCCGCAGTACGGCTACCCGACCGGGCAGACCCCGCAGTACGGCTACCCCGGCACCCAGCCGCAGTACGGCTACCCGGCAGGTCAGGCGCCGCAGGCCCCGCAGTACGGCTACCCGGGCTACCCCGGCTACGGGCAGACCTGGGGCGGCCCGCAGCCCGCGAACGGGATGGGTGTCGCCGCGCTGGTGCTCGGCATCATCGCGACGGCCGCCTTCTGCATGCTCGGCCTCGGGATCATCCTCGGCGTCCTCGCCCTGATCTTCGGGCTGATAGGCCGCGGCCGCGTCCGCGACGGCGTGGCCGACAACGGCGGGGTGGCCCTGGCCGGCGTCATCCTCGGCTCGGTCGGGATCGTCGTCAGCGCGGCGTTCCTGGGACTGACCATCTGGGCGGCGAACACCGACGACGACGAGAGCGACGACCGGGTGTACGAAACGGTGCCGACCTCCCTGGTCGTCGAGGCGCCACGGCACACTCCGCTGGGGAGCCTCTCCCCCAAGGTTTGA
- a CDS encoding NADAR family protein translates to MEHLGDVRSAESPAEPAARGEKVKYLLFWGHRPHSDGRIGASCLSQWWPSPFTVDGVGYASAEHWMMAGKARLFGDEEAAGRAVAARSPAEAKKVGRLVRGFDEAVWERERYGLVVAGSVHKFGQNQELGAFLRGTGDRVLVEASPLDRIWGIGLAADDQRAQDPATWRGLNLLGFALMEARERLRGGVDGI, encoded by the coding sequence ATGGAACACCTGGGGGATGTCCGGAGTGCCGAGTCGCCGGCCGAGCCGGCCGCACGCGGCGAGAAGGTGAAGTATCTGCTGTTCTGGGGGCACCGCCCGCACTCGGACGGCCGGATCGGTGCGAGCTGCCTGAGCCAGTGGTGGCCCTCGCCGTTCACGGTCGACGGCGTGGGCTACGCGTCGGCCGAGCACTGGATGATGGCAGGCAAGGCCCGGCTCTTCGGCGACGAGGAGGCGGCCGGGCGGGCGGTGGCGGCGAGGAGCCCCGCCGAGGCGAAGAAGGTCGGCCGCCTGGTGCGCGGCTTCGACGAGGCGGTCTGGGAGCGCGAGCGGTACGGGCTGGTGGTGGCGGGCAGCGTCCACAAGTTCGGCCAGAACCAGGAGCTGGGCGCGTTCCTGCGGGGCACGGGCGACCGGGTGCTGGTGGAGGCGAGTCCGCTGGACCGGATCTGGGGCATCGGTCTCGCGGCGGACGATCAGCGCGCGCAGGATCCCGCGACATGGCGGGGCCTGAATCTGCTGGGCTTCGCGCTGATGGAGGCGCGCGAGCGGCTGCGGGGCGGGGTCGACGGCATATGA
- a CDS encoding chitinase, whose amino-acid sequence MERTGPPARMTGLLAAFSAALLAAGGLAATAPSAAAADADLASNGNFEAGLTGWNCTGGSGAAVSTPVHGGNSALKATPAGSDNAKCSQAVTVEPDSTYTLSAWVQGSYVYLGADGTGTTDVSTWTQSASGWQQLTTTFRTGPSTTSVNVYTHGWYGTPAYYVDDLSLVGPGGAPVVVPAAPTGLKAGTATDSSVALSWTGSTGATGYNLYRGDTLVQSATGTSATVTGLSASTAYSFQVSATNAAGESAKSAAVSATTTEGGGGGDDGSTSTQLPPHALVGYLHSSFANGSGYTRMADVPDSWDVIDLAFGEPTSVTSGDIRFSLCPVAECPNVESEAEFKAAIKAKQAAGKKVLISIGGQNGQVQLATTAARDTFVSSVSKIIDTYGLDGLDIDFEGHSLSLNTGDTDFRNPTTPVVVNLISAVKSLKAKYGEKFVLTMAPETFFVQLGYQYYGSGPWGGQDPRAGAYLPVIHALRDDLTLLHVQDYNSGSIMGLDNQYHSMGGADFHIAMTDMLLAGFPVAGDQTKVFPGLRPDQVAIGLPASTQAGNGHTSPAEVTKALNCLTKKTDCGSYATHGTWSDLRGLMTWSINWDHFNNWEFSKNFDAYFG is encoded by the coding sequence GTGGAACGCACGGGACCCCCTGCCCGCATGACCGGACTTCTGGCCGCCTTCTCGGCCGCCCTCCTCGCCGCCGGCGGGCTGGCCGCGACGGCGCCCAGCGCCGCCGCGGCCGACGCCGACCTGGCGAGCAACGGCAACTTCGAGGCCGGGCTGACCGGCTGGAACTGCACCGGCGGCAGCGGAGCCGCCGTCAGCACCCCCGTACACGGCGGGAACTCGGCGCTGAAGGCGACCCCCGCCGGAAGCGACAACGCCAAGTGCTCCCAGGCCGTGACGGTCGAGCCCGACTCCACGTACACCCTGAGCGCCTGGGTGCAGGGCAGCTACGTCTACCTGGGCGCGGACGGCACCGGCACGACCGACGTGTCCACCTGGACGCAGTCCGCCTCCGGCTGGCAGCAGCTCACGACCACGTTCAGGACCGGGCCCTCCACCACCTCGGTCAACGTGTACACGCACGGCTGGTACGGCACCCCCGCCTACTACGTCGACGACCTCAGCCTGGTCGGTCCCGGCGGCGCCCCGGTCGTTGTCCCCGCCGCCCCCACGGGCCTCAAGGCGGGCACGGCCACCGACTCCTCGGTCGCGCTGTCCTGGACGGGCTCCACCGGGGCCACCGGCTACAACCTCTACCGGGGCGACACGCTGGTGCAAAGCGCCACCGGCACCTCGGCGACCGTGACCGGCCTCAGCGCCTCCACCGCGTACAGCTTCCAGGTCAGCGCCACCAACGCGGCGGGCGAGTCCGCGAAGTCCGCCGCAGTCTCCGCCACCACCACGGAGGGCGGCGGCGGGGGCGACGACGGCAGCACCAGCACCCAGCTGCCGCCCCACGCGCTCGTCGGCTACCTGCACTCCAGCTTCGCCAACGGCTCCGGCTACACCCGCATGGCGGACGTCCCCGACTCCTGGGACGTTATCGACCTGGCCTTCGGCGAGCCGACCTCCGTCACCTCCGGTGACATCCGCTTCTCGCTCTGCCCGGTCGCCGAGTGCCCGAACGTCGAGTCGGAGGCCGAGTTCAAGGCGGCCATCAAGGCCAAGCAGGCCGCCGGCAAGAAGGTGCTGATCTCCATCGGCGGCCAGAACGGCCAGGTGCAGCTCGCCACCACCGCCGCGCGCGACACGTTCGTCTCCTCGGTCAGCAAGATCATCGACACGTACGGTCTCGACGGCCTGGACATCGACTTCGAGGGCCACTCCCTCTCGCTGAACACCGGTGACACCGACTTCCGGAACCCCACCACGCCGGTCGTCGTCAACCTGATCTCGGCGGTGAAGAGCCTCAAGGCCAAGTACGGCGAGAAGTTCGTGCTGACCATGGCCCCCGAGACCTTCTTCGTGCAGCTCGGCTACCAGTACTACGGCTCGGGGCCGTGGGGCGGCCAGGACCCGCGCGCCGGTGCCTACCTGCCGGTGATCCACGCGCTGCGCGACGACCTCACCCTGCTGCACGTCCAGGACTACAACTCGGGCTCCATCATGGGCCTGGACAACCAGTACCACTCCATGGGCGGCGCCGACTTCCACATCGCGATGACCGACATGCTGCTGGCCGGGTTCCCCGTCGCGGGTGACCAGACGAAGGTCTTCCCCGGCCTGCGTCCCGACCAGGTCGCGATCGGCCTGCCGGCCTCCACCCAGGCGGGCAACGGCCACACCTCACCCGCCGAGGTCACCAAGGCGCTGAACTGCCTGACCAAGAAGACCGACTGCGGCTCCTACGCCACCCACGGCACCTGGTCGGACCTGCGCGGGCTCATGACGTGGTCCATCAACTGGGACCACTTCAACAACTGGGAGTTCTCGAAGAACTTCGACGCCTACTTCGGCTGA